Proteins co-encoded in one Desulfitobacterium hafniense DCB-2 genomic window:
- a CDS encoding HlyD family secretion protein, which translates to MQKRPISFGFLFLGLIGFILTASGCSSPSGLVLTGIAETGIYAHYSEVSGKISQLNVELGQSVKAGDILAVLDDSNERYALEQLEQALARKQAVLAELTAGADPEEVKQRQNNVALAEIASANAQLTQERTKKDYEDAQVLQEAGALAQSELDKIKYQANLAEAAVSTAAIQLDNARRQLALIQKGTPQEKIDAAQADLALTEVQIRQTKDNLSKYTLHALQDGTVISRNYLPGNMISPGFNLVDIASETEKHLVAYMPKESLPKLSHGQKVVIRWGEKEYEGTVSFIDVKAQYTPKDMQTSANKNKESMKIKVNLTPEIPLKIGEKAEIIIPQ; encoded by the coding sequence ATGCAAAAAAGACCCATAAGCTTCGGCTTCTTATTCCTAGGCCTGATCGGGTTCATCTTAACCGCATCCGGCTGTTCTTCCCCATCGGGCCTGGTCTTGACCGGCATCGCGGAAACGGGCATCTACGCCCATTACAGCGAAGTGTCCGGGAAAATCAGTCAACTGAATGTGGAGCTTGGCCAGTCAGTCAAAGCCGGTGACATTCTGGCAGTGCTGGATGACAGCAATGAGCGGTATGCTCTGGAGCAGTTGGAGCAGGCCCTGGCCAGAAAACAGGCGGTTTTGGCTGAATTGACGGCAGGAGCGGACCCTGAGGAAGTGAAGCAGCGACAGAATAATGTCGCTTTAGCGGAAATAGCCTCGGCAAATGCTCAGCTGACCCAAGAGCGGACCAAAAAGGATTATGAAGATGCTCAGGTTCTGCAGGAAGCCGGCGCTCTGGCCCAGTCCGAACTGGATAAAATCAAATACCAGGCGAATTTAGCCGAAGCTGCGGTATCCACGGCCGCCATCCAATTGGATAATGCCCGCCGGCAATTAGCCTTAATCCAGAAAGGCACCCCCCAGGAAAAAATAGACGCGGCTCAGGCTGATCTGGCTTTGACGGAAGTGCAAATCCGCCAGACCAAGGATAATTTAAGCAAATACACCCTGCACGCTCTTCAGGACGGAACGGTGATCAGCAGGAATTATCTGCCCGGAAATATGATCTCCCCCGGATTTAATCTCGTCGATATCGCTTCTGAAACAGAGAAACACCTGGTAGCTTATATGCCCAAAGAATCTCTGCCGAAACTAAGCCACGGACAAAAGGTCGTCATCCGCTGGGGAGAGAAGGAATATGAAGGAACCGTCAGCTTTATCGATGTGAAGGCCCAGTATACCCCCAAAGACATGCAGACCTCTGCCAATAAGAATAAGGAAAGCATGAAGATCAAAGTTAACCTGACTCCCGAAATCCCCTTAAAAATTGGTGAAAAAGCGGAAATCATCATTCCCCAGTGA